In Gossypium hirsutum isolate 1008001.06 chromosome D06, Gossypium_hirsutum_v2.1, whole genome shotgun sequence, one genomic interval encodes:
- the LOC121218241 gene encoding TPR repeat-containing thioredoxin TTL1 has protein sequence MTKCSMEQELGCGLMGGVLQRWSNWSKKSSVPALPGKGMNKVSKEPVTDKSKKLSNNDDSRRRRSTSTVEPVLLDSSNLAKPLPEQDQKPVRKSELLPPRNSVSYSHPVKDSRRRSNTGRSSTSSSSGSTHHSKELAKVTTSDQQPSNNSKALIRATSSNIMLAGQLGNLRQLGAGSAVGNHGSNATIEALDKLPRKNSLGKLGGSVMGNIIRQPSDEFKQLHGLTGRLDPETLKNKGNEAYKQGRFEEALALYERAISLDSKQATYRCNKSAALLGLGRLMEAIVECKEAIQLDPTYCRAHHRLATIYLRLGEPEHALYHYKHAGNHADSNHISEAQTLIQRLKRCSDARKSHEWNTLLKETQCVITSGVDSAPEVYALQTEALLKINKHQEACITYNKGPKFAIESCINFFGLTVSAYLLMIKALVNMVSGRLDEAVSAAQHAARLDPGNKEISLVVKRTRAVSSARLSGNLLFKASKFVEACIVYGEGLEYDSYNPVLLCNRAACRSKLGQFEKAIEDCTAALNVQPSYNKARLRRADCNSKLERWETAIQDYEKLIRETPGDEEVARALFEAKVQLKKQHGEDIEDLKFGSNLVLVSSNERFRHFVTSPGMTVVLFCNKTKHKKVVQIMEQVCKRFPSINFLKVEIEDHPYLAKSEALTCIPAFKIYKNGSRVKEVPGNDPELLERSVKLYSS, from the exons ATGACAAAATGTTCAATGGAGCAGGAGCTAGGGTGTGGTCTAATGGGGGGAGTTTTACAACGTTGGAGCAACTGGTCGAAAAAATCATCGGTGCCGGCACTGCCCGGAAAAGGGATGAACAAGGTTTCAAAAGAACCGGTTACTGATAAGTCTAAGAAGCTTTCAAACAATGATGATTCCAGGAGGAGACGGAGTACCAGCACCGTGGAGCCTGTCCTCCTGGATTCATCCAACTTGGCTAAGCCTTTACCGGAACAGGATCAGAAACCGGTAAGGAAGTCCGAGTTGTTGCCACCACGAAACTCGGTTTCATATTCTCACCCTGTGAAAGACAGTAGGAGACGTTCAAATACCGGCAGAAGCTCGACATCGTCCTCGTCAGGCTCAACACATCACTCCAAGGAGCTTGCTAAGGTAACCACTAGTGATCAACAGCCATCAAACAATAGCAAAGCTCTTATTCGAGCAACTTCGAGTAATATAATGCTAGCAGGCCAGTTGGGAAACTTAAGACAGCTTGGAGCTGGGAGTGCTGTAGGGAACCATGGTTCCAATGCAACAATCGAAGCTTTGGATAAACTACCAAGAAAAAACAGCCTTGGTAAACTTGGTGGTTCAGTGATGGGCAATATTATAAGGCAACCTAGTGATGAGTTTAAACAGCTTCACGGTCTAACAGGTAGATTGGATCCTGAAACACTGAAGAACAAGGGAAATGAAGCATACAAGCAAGGAAGGTTTGAAGAGGCATTGGCTTTATACGAACGAGCAATCTCTCTGGATTCTAAACAAGCGACATATCGGTGTAATAAAAGCGCTGCCTTGTTAGGTTTAGGCCGTCTTATGGAGGCTATTGTCGAGTGCAAAGAAGCTATCCAGCTTGATCCTACTTATTGCAGAGCTCATCACCGTTTGGCAACAATTTATTTGAG ATTGGGAGAACCAGAACATGCATTATATCATTACAAACATGCCGGAAATCATGCAGATTCTAATCACATATCTGAAGCTCAAACTCTAATCCAACGTCTCAAAAGATGCTCTGATGCACGAAAATCACACGAATGGAACACTTTACTCAAGGAGACTCAATGTGTTATAACCTCAGGAGTCGATTCTGCACCCGAG GTCTATGCTTTACAAACAGAGGCCTTGTTGAAGATCAACAAGCATCAAGAGGCTTGTATAACTTACAACAAAGGACCAAAATTTGCCATTGAATCGTGTATTAATTTCTTTGGCCTGACTGTTAGTGCTTATCTTTTAATGATCAAAGCACTGGTAAACATGGTTTCTGGCAG GCTAGATGAGGCTGTATCAGCAGCTCAGCATGCGGCTAGACTCGATCCAGGCAACAAGGAAATAAGCCTAGTGGTAAAGAGGACTAGAGCAGTATCGTCAGCTCGATTGAGCGGTAACTTGCTCTTCAAGGCATCAAAATTTGTAGAGGCTTGCATCGTATATGGTGAAGGACTCGAATACGATTCATACAATCCAGTTTTGCTATGCAACAGAGCAGCTTGCAGATCAAAGTTAGGCCAATTTGAAAAAGCCATTGAAGATTGCACAGCTGCTCTCAATGTTCAACCATCTTATAACAAGGCAAGGCTAAGGAGAGCTGATTGTAATTCCAAG CTTGAAAGATGGGAAACTGCAATCCAAGATTATGAGAAGTTGATAAGGGAAACCCCTGGAGATGAGGAGGTGGCTCGAGCTTTGTTCGAGGCTAAGGTCCAACTCAAAAAGCAGCATGGTGAAGACATTGAGGACTTGAAGTTTGGGTCAAATCTAGTTTTGGTCTCTAGCAACGAGCGTTTCAGGCACTTTGTAACCTCACCTG GGATGACTGTCGTGCTATTCTGtaacaaaacaaaacacaagAAAGTAGTGCAAATTATGGAACAAGTGTGCAAGAGATTCCCATCAATCAACTTCCTCAAGGTGGAGATAGAAGATCATCCCTACTTAGCTAAGTCAGAGGCATTAACCTGCATTCCAGCTTTCAAGATATACAAGAACGGATCAAGGGTTAAAGAAGTTCCAGGCAATGACCCTGAATTGCTAGAAAGATCAGTCAAATTGTACAGCAGTTGA